In Pedobacter heparinus DSM 2366, the following are encoded in one genomic region:
- the rpsG gene encoding 30S ribosomal protein S7, protein MRKSKPKKRIILPDPKFNDVQVTRFVNNMMFDGKKSIAYSIFYDAVELAEKKAGENGLEVWKRALSNVMPAVEVKSRRVGGANFQVPTEVRPDRKIALGMKWLISYARKRGEKTMKEKLAGEIVSAAKGEGAAVKKKEDTHKMAEANKAFSHFRF, encoded by the coding sequence ATGAGAAAGTCAAAACCAAAAAAGAGAATTATCCTTCCTGATCCAAAATTTAACGACGTTCAGGTAACAAGGTTTGTAAACAATATGATGTTTGATGGAAAAAAATCTATCGCTTATTCTATTTTTTACGATGCTGTTGAACTTGCTGAGAAAAAAGCAGGTGAAAATGGTTTAGAAGTGTGGAAACGTGCTTTATCTAACGTGATGCCAGCTGTTGAGGTAAAATCACGCCGTGTAGGTGGTGCAAACTTCCAGGTTCCTACCGAGGTAAGACCTGACCGCAAGATTGCATTGGGCATGAAATGGTTAATTTCATATGCACGCAAACGTGGTGAAAAAACAATGAAAGAAAAATTAGCAGGTGAAATTGTTTCAGCAGCTAAAGGTGAAGGTGCAGCGGTTAAGAAAAAAGAAGATACGCATAAAATGGCTGAAGCTAATAAAGCGTTCTCTCATTTCCGTTTCTAA
- the fusA gene encoding elongation factor G, with protein MSRDLRFTRNIGIAAHIDAGKTTTTERILYYAGVNHKIGEVHEGASTMDWMVQEAERGITITSAATTVGWKYRGQDYHINIIDTPGHVDFTVEVNRSLRVLDGLVFLFSAVDGVEPQSETNWRLANNYNVARIGFVNKMDRSGADFLKVVGQVKSMLGSNAVPLQLPIGAEDSFKGVVDLINNRGIVWNEHDKGMTFTEVPIPEDMLDEVAEWREKLLESVAEYDESLMEKFFDAPETITEREVLDALRQAVLDAKIVPMVCGSSFKNKGVQTMLDYVMELLPSPMDQEGIVGTNPNNGEEVLRKPDEKEPFAALAFKIATDPFVGRLCFIRVYSGNLEAGSYVYNARSENKERISRIFQMHANKQNPIPNVGAGDIAAVVGFKDIKTGDTLCDEKNPIILESMNFPDPVIGLAIEPKTQADVDKLGIALGKLAEEDPTFKVQTDEETGQTVISGMGELHLDILIDRLKREFKVEVNQGAPQVAYKEAITGTTQHRETYKKQTGGRGKFADIQVIISPIDADYEKGGLQFVNEIVGGSIPREFIPSVEKGFAAAMSNGVVAGYPLPDMKVRLIDGSFHAVDSDALSFEIAARSAFREALPKCKPVLMEPIMKIEVLTPEENMGDVMGDLNRRRGQLQGMDTRNGAQVIKALVPLSEMFGYVTQLRTITSGRATSTMEFDHYEPAPKNVQEEVIAKSKGKVKSLD; from the coding sequence ATGTCAAGAGATTTAAGATTTACAAGAAATATTGGTATTGCCGCGCACATTGATGCGGGTAAGACCACCACTACTGAGCGTATTCTTTATTATGCCGGTGTAAACCATAAAATTGGTGAGGTTCACGAAGGTGCATCTACAATGGACTGGATGGTACAGGAAGCGGAACGCGGGATAACCATCACGTCTGCAGCAACTACTGTTGGCTGGAAATACAGAGGACAGGATTATCACATCAATATTATTGATACCCCGGGTCACGTGGATTTTACCGTAGAGGTAAACCGTTCATTACGTGTATTGGATGGTTTGGTGTTTTTGTTTTCGGCAGTTGATGGTGTTGAGCCTCAATCTGAAACGAACTGGCGTTTGGCAAACAATTATAATGTTGCCCGTATCGGTTTCGTAAACAAAATGGACCGTTCAGGAGCTGATTTCTTAAAAGTTGTTGGACAGGTTAAAAGTATGTTAGGTAGCAATGCAGTTCCATTGCAATTGCCTATCGGTGCTGAAGATAGCTTTAAAGGTGTGGTGGATCTGATCAACAACCGTGGTATCGTTTGGAATGAGCATGATAAAGGTATGACCTTTACTGAAGTGCCAATTCCGGAAGATATGTTAGACGAGGTTGCGGAGTGGAGAGAGAAATTACTGGAATCGGTAGCTGAATACGACGAATCTTTAATGGAGAAATTCTTCGATGCGCCTGAAACGATCACTGAACGTGAGGTTTTAGATGCATTGCGTCAGGCTGTTTTGGATGCCAAAATTGTACCTATGGTTTGTGGTTCATCTTTCAAAAATAAAGGTGTTCAGACCATGCTTGATTATGTGATGGAATTATTGCCTTCACCTATGGATCAGGAAGGTATTGTAGGTACCAATCCAAACAATGGTGAAGAAGTTTTACGTAAACCAGATGAAAAAGAGCCTTTTGCAGCTTTAGCATTTAAAATTGCAACAGATCCTTTTGTTGGTCGCTTATGCTTTATCCGTGTTTATTCAGGTAATCTTGAAGCGGGTTCTTATGTATACAATGCACGTTCTGAGAACAAAGAGCGTATTTCACGTATCTTCCAGATGCACGCCAACAAGCAAAACCCGATTCCTAATGTAGGTGCCGGAGATATTGCTGCGGTAGTAGGATTTAAAGATATCAAAACAGGTGATACACTTTGTGATGAGAAAAATCCGATCATCCTTGAATCTATGAATTTCCCTGATCCGGTTATCGGTTTGGCAATTGAGCCTAAAACTCAGGCAGATGTTGATAAATTAGGTATTGCTTTAGGTAAACTAGCTGAAGAGGATCCTACATTCAAGGTTCAGACTGATGAAGAAACTGGTCAGACCGTAATTTCAGGTATGGGTGAGCTTCACCTGGACATCCTTATCGATCGTCTGAAACGTGAGTTTAAAGTAGAAGTAAACCAGGGAGCGCCTCAGGTTGCTTATAAAGAAGCAATTACAGGGACTACACAGCACCGTGAAACTTATAAGAAACAAACTGGTGGTCGTGGTAAATTTGCTGATATTCAGGTGATCATTTCTCCTATTGATGCTGATTACGAAAAAGGTGGATTACAATTCGTAAACGAGATTGTAGGTGGTTCAATTCCGCGTGAGTTTATCCCTTCAGTTGAGAAAGGTTTTGCTGCAGCCATGTCTAACGGTGTTGTTGCAGGTTATCCGCTTCCAGATATGAAAGTTCGTTTGATCGATGGTTCGTTCCATGCGGTCGATTCGGATGCGCTATCTTTTGAGATTGCGGCACGCTCTGCTTTCCGTGAGGCTTTACCTAAATGTAAGCCGGTATTGATGGAGCCGATCATGAAAATTGAGGTGCTTACACCAGAAGAGAACATGGGTGATGTTATGGGTGACTTAAACCGTCGTCGTGGTCAGCTGCAAGGTATGGACACGCGTAACGGTGCACAGGTTATTAAAGCCCTGGTTCCACTTTCGGAAATGTTTGGGTATGTGACCCAGTTGCGTACCATTACTTCGGGACGTGCAACTTCTACTATGGAGTTTGATCATTATGAGCCAGCTCCTAAGAATGTTCAGGAAGAGGTGATTGCAAAATCAAAAGGAAAAGTTAAATCATTAGATTAA
- the rpsJ gene encoding 30S ribosomal protein S10: MSQRIRIKLKSYDYNLVDKSAEKIVKTVKPTGAVVSGPIPLPTEKKIFTVLRSPHVNKKAREQFQLCAYKRLLDIYSSNSKTVDALMKLELPSGVEVEIKV, from the coding sequence ATGAGCCAAAGAATCAGAATCAAATTAAAATCTTACGATTATAATCTGGTAGATAAGTCTGCCGAGAAAATCGTAAAAACTGTTAAGCCGACAGGTGCAGTGGTTAGCGGACCAATTCCCTTGCCTACAGAGAAGAAAATTTTCACTGTTTTGCGTTCACCACACGTGAACAAAAAAGCACGTGAGCAGTTCCAATTGTGTGCTTATAAGCGTTTGTTAGATATTTATAGCTCTAACTCAAAAACAGTAGACGCTTTAATGAAACTTGAATTGCCTAGCGGTGTTGAAGTAGAAATCAAAGTATAA
- a CDS encoding sulfite exporter TauE/SafE family protein yields MSVLLFTIIVLAGAFLAGLVGSLTGLGGGVIIIPLLTLVLGVDIHYAIGASIISVIATSSGSAAAYVKEGITNIRIGMFLEIATTISAIIGAVVTVFINPSYIAVIFGLILLFSAVMMVRKKVDHSDNDTSGKLAVFLKLNGTYPVDGTVKKYAVHNVLGGFLMMFVAGIISGLLGIGSGALKVVAMDNIMRIPFKVSTTTSNFMMGVTAAASAIVYLHRGQIDPGIAMPVTIGVLFGATIGSKILVRTNTDKLKVVFAVVVTFLALQMIYNGLSGRL; encoded by the coding sequence ATGTCGGTATTACTCTTCACAATCATCGTTTTGGCAGGGGCTTTTTTAGCCGGACTGGTTGGCTCACTGACAGGACTTGGAGGTGGGGTGATCATTATTCCACTGTTAACACTTGTGCTTGGCGTTGACATTCATTATGCTATTGGTGCATCTATTATATCTGTGATCGCGACTTCATCGGGTTCGGCGGCAGCCTATGTTAAAGAAGGGATTACGAATATACGGATAGGGATGTTTCTGGAAATAGCGACTACAATAAGCGCCATTATCGGAGCTGTGGTTACTGTATTTATCAATCCAAGTTATATAGCTGTTATTTTTGGACTGATCCTTTTGTTCTCTGCCGTAATGATGGTAAGGAAGAAAGTAGACCATTCTGATAACGATACTTCGGGCAAACTGGCTGTTTTCTTGAAATTGAACGGCACTTACCCTGTTGATGGAACTGTTAAAAAATATGCAGTGCATAATGTGCTGGGTGGTTTTTTAATGATGTTTGTGGCTGGTATCATTTCAGGTTTGCTGGGGATTGGCTCGGGCGCCCTGAAGGTGGTGGCTATGGATAACATCATGCGGATCCCTTTTAAGGTCTCGACTACCACCAGCAATTTTATGATGGGGGTTACGGCAGCGGCAAGTGCAATTGTTTACCTGCATCGCGGACAGATTGATCCGGGGATTGCCATGCCTGTAACCATAGGTGTATTATTTGGGGCTACAATCGGATCAAAGATTCTGGTGAGGACCAATACAGATAAATTAAAGGTGGTTTTTGCAGTGGTGGTTACTTTTTTAGCACTTCAAATGATTTATAATGGCTTATCGGGCAGATTATGA
- a CDS encoding DUF1634 domain-containing protein — MSKSNKNFFADKDIQIILGTLLRVGVIASMSVVLIGGLIYLFFNHNQVVDYKEFNPGRSGYSSIAAILHGLTKMDGAAIVQFGTVLLIFTPIARVVFSVFSFLIERDYLYVVIGLFVLCIILYSLSDKLVG, encoded by the coding sequence ATGAGTAAAAGCAATAAGAATTTTTTTGCGGACAAAGATATACAGATCATTCTGGGGACACTGTTGCGTGTTGGGGTGATCGCATCAATGAGCGTGGTGCTTATAGGAGGGCTTATTTACTTGTTTTTTAACCATAATCAGGTAGTTGACTATAAGGAATTTAATCCGGGAAGGTCTGGCTATTCTTCAATAGCAGCCATTCTTCATGGCCTGACCAAGATGGATGGTGCGGCAATTGTGCAGTTTGGAACGGTTTTGCTGATCTTTACGCCTATTGCACGGGTGGTTTTTTCAGTTTTTAGCTTTCTGATTGAGCGGGATTATCTGTATGTTGTGATCGGATTATTCGTTTTGTGTATTATCTTATATAGTTTAAGTGATAAGTTAGTTGGATAA
- the rplC gene encoding 50S ribosomal protein L3: MSGIIGKKVGMTSIFDADGKNIPCTVIEAGPCVVTQVKTEEKDGYVSVQLSFDEAKEKNTTMPLKGHFAKAKTTPKRKLVEFEPFEESLNLGDTVTVNIFNEGDFVDVVGTSKGKGFQGVVKRHGFGGVGGQTHGQHNRMRAPGSLGAASYPSRVFKGMRMAGRMGGDRVKVQNLQVLKVYADQNLVVVSGSVPGAKGSYVILDK; encoded by the coding sequence ATGTCAGGTATTATTGGAAAAAAAGTAGGAATGACCAGCATTTTCGACGCCGATGGTAAGAATATACCATGCACGGTGATCGAAGCTGGGCCTTGTGTTGTAACACAGGTAAAGACCGAAGAGAAAGACGGTTACGTTTCAGTTCAGTTAAGTTTCGACGAAGCTAAAGAAAAGAACACTACCATGCCGCTTAAAGGCCATTTTGCGAAAGCGAAAACTACACCAAAACGTAAGCTGGTTGAATTTGAGCCGTTTGAAGAGTCGTTGAACTTAGGTGATACGGTAACGGTTAACATCTTTAACGAAGGTGATTTTGTTGATGTAGTTGGTACATCAAAAGGTAAAGGATTCCAGGGTGTTGTAAAACGTCATGGTTTCGGTGGTGTTGGTGGGCAAACTCACGGACAGCACAACAGGATGCGTGCTCCAGGTTCATTGGGTGCTGCTTCGTATCCTTCTCGTGTATTTAAAGGTATGCGTATGGCGGGTAGAATGGGTGGTGACAGGGTAAAGGTTCAGAACTTACAGGTTTTGAAAGTTTATGCTGATCAAAACCTGGTTGTAGTTAGTGGTTCCGTACCAGGAGCTAAGGGTTCTTACGTAATCTTAGATAAGTAA
- the rplD gene encoding 50S ribosomal protein L4: MEVKVLNISGKETGAKVQLPESVFGITPVDHAIYLDVKQYLANQRQGTHKSKQRNEIAGSTRKLYKQKGTGGARAGSIKSPLFNGGGRVFGPQPRDYSFKLNKKLKSLARKSALSYKAKDNNVVVLEDFTFDTIKTKNYINLVSALNLTNEKTLLVLPTQNNNIYLSSRNIQKVKVITADQLNTYDVLNCGKLLLTADSVKTLEEAFAK; encoded by the coding sequence ATGGAAGTTAAAGTATTAAACATTTCAGGAAAAGAGACAGGTGCCAAGGTGCAGCTTCCTGAGTCGGTATTTGGCATAACGCCTGTTGACCACGCAATTTATTTAGATGTTAAGCAATATCTGGCCAATCAACGTCAGGGAACGCATAAGTCTAAACAACGTAATGAGATTGCTGGTTCAACCCGTAAATTATATAAACAAAAAGGTACTGGTGGTGCGCGTGCCGGAAGTATTAAATCTCCATTGTTTAATGGTGGTGGTCGTGTGTTTGGTCCTCAGCCACGTGATTACAGCTTCAAATTGAACAAGAAATTAAAATCACTGGCACGTAAGTCAGCTTTATCTTATAAAGCAAAGGACAATAACGTAGTGGTTTTAGAAGATTTTACTTTTGATACGATCAAAACTAAAAACTACATCAATTTGGTTAGCGCATTAAATCTGACTAACGAAAAGACATTGTTGGTTTTACCTACGCAAAATAACAATATCTATTTATCAAGCAGAAACATTCAGAAAGTGAAAGTGATTACTGCAGATCAGTTAAATACTTATGATGTATTGAACTGTGGCAAGCTTTTGTTGACTGCAGATTCTGTTAAAACACTGGAGGAGGCATTTGCCAAGTAA
- the rplW gene encoding 50S ribosomal protein L23 yields the protein MEFLKKPILTEKASALTEKSNRFTFKVEHKANKLQIKQAIEKMYGVNILAINTMVVNGKVKSRNTKGGLVTGRSPKYKKAIVTLAAGETIDYYSNI from the coding sequence ATGGAATTTTTAAAGAAACCAATATTAACAGAGAAAGCTTCTGCATTAACAGAAAAGTCTAACCGCTTTACTTTTAAAGTAGAACACAAAGCAAATAAATTGCAGATTAAGCAAGCCATAGAGAAAATGTACGGCGTAAACATTTTAGCCATTAATACAATGGTTGTAAATGGTAAAGTTAAGTCCAGAAATACTAAAGGTGGATTAGTTACGGGACGTAGCCCGAAATACAAGAAAGCGATTGTAACCCTGGCAGCAGGAGAAACGATTGATTATTACTCGAATATTTAA
- the rplB gene encoding 50S ribosomal protein L2, with the protein MGLRKFKPVTPGTRFRVGASFTEITATKPEKSLVVSSKKSGGRNNTGKMTMRYMGGGHKKSYRLIDFKREKFDIPATVATVEYDPNRTARIALLHYADGEKRYIIAPEGLQVGQKVVSGDTATPEVGNTLKLSNIPLGSIVHNVEIHPGRGAQLARSAGAYAQLAARDGKYATLKMPSGEVRSILVTCLATIGAVSNSDHANEVLGKAGRNRWLGRRPRTRPVAMNPVDHPMGGGEGRSSGGQPRSRNGVYSKGFKTRQLKKYSNRFIIEKRKK; encoded by the coding sequence ATGGGCTTAAGAAAATTTAAACCAGTCACTCCGGGAACCCGCTTTAGAGTAGGTGCCAGTTTTACGGAGATTACAGCAACCAAGCCCGAAAAATCATTGGTTGTATCTTCTAAGAAATCGGGAGGACGTAACAATACAGGAAAGATGACTATGCGCTATATGGGTGGTGGTCACAAGAAATCTTATCGTTTAATTGATTTTAAACGTGAGAAATTTGATATTCCTGCAACAGTAGCTACTGTTGAGTACGATCCAAACCGTACCGCTCGTATTGCATTGTTACATTATGCAGACGGTGAGAAGCGTTATATTATTGCACCGGAAGGTTTGCAAGTTGGGCAAAAGGTAGTGTCGGGTGATACTGCAACTCCAGAAGTAGGAAATACATTGAAATTGAGCAATATTCCTTTGGGTTCTATTGTACACAACGTGGAGATTCATCCTGGTCGTGGCGCTCAGTTGGCACGCAGTGCCGGTGCTTATGCACAATTGGCTGCCCGTGACGGTAAATATGCTACATTAAAAATGCCTTCAGGTGAAGTAAGGTCAATCTTAGTTACTTGTTTGGCAACGATAGGAGCTGTTTCCAATTCAGATCATGCAAATGAAGTATTAGGTAAAGCTGGTCGTAACCGTTGGTTAGGCCGTCGTCCGAGGACACGTCCGGTAGCAATGAACCCGGTAGATCACCCTATGGGTGGTGGTGAGGGTCGCTCATCAGGAGGTCAGCCCCGGTCAAGGAACGGTGTTTATTCGAAAGGATTTAAAACCCGTCAACTTAAAAAATACTCAAATCGTTTCATCATAGAGAAAAGGAAGAAATAA
- the rpsS gene encoding 30S ribosomal protein S19, whose product MARSIKKGPYIDHNVEKKVVSMNDSGKKSVIKTWSRRSMISPDFVGHTFAVHNGNKFIPVYVTENMVGHKLGEFAPTRTFRGHSEKKK is encoded by the coding sequence ATGGCTCGTTCGATTAAAAAAGGACCTTATATTGACCATAACGTAGAGAAGAAAGTAGTCTCTATGAATGATTCAGGCAAGAAGTCTGTAATTAAAACTTGGTCTCGCAGATCAATGATCTCACCAGATTTTGTGGGTCATACATTTGCAGTACACAACGGTAACAAATTTATACCGGTATACGTAACAGAAAACATGGTTGGTCATAAGCTGGGAGAGTTTGCTCCAACCAGAACATTTAGGGGTCACTCTGAAAAGAAAAAATAA
- the rplV gene encoding 50S ribosomal protein L22, whose translation MEAVAKLNNCPTSPRKMRLVVDLIRGERVEKALHILKFTNKDAAIRVEKLLLSAIKNWETKNEGSRPEENQLYVKTIMVGGGRQLKRLRPAPQGRGYRIRKRSNHVTLIVDSKNVETQTN comes from the coding sequence ATGGAAGCAGTAGCGAAATTAAACAATTGTCCAACCTCACCACGTAAAATGCGTTTGGTTGTAGATCTTATCAGAGGTGAGCGTGTTGAGAAAGCTTTACATATTTTAAAGTTTACCAATAAAGATGCAGCAATAAGGGTTGAGAAACTATTATTATCGGCTATCAAAAACTGGGAAACTAAAAATGAAGGTTCTCGCCCTGAAGAAAACCAGTTATACGTGAAAACGATAATGGTAGGCGGTGGTCGTCAGTTAAAAAGATTAAGACCAGCACCTCAAGGACGTGGTTACAGAATACGTAAGCGTTCAAACCACGTAACTTTGATAGTAGATAGTAAAAACGTTGAAACTCAAACTAATTAA
- the rpsC gene encoding 30S ribosomal protein S3 has product MGQKAHPIGNRLGIIKGWDSNWFGGNNYADKLVEDEKIRKYLSARIAKGGVAKVVIERTLKRITVTIHTARPGIVIGKAGQEVDKIKEELKKLTKKEIQINIFEIKRPELDAQLVAEGVAKQLEARISFRRAMKSTIASTMRMGAEGIKIMTSGRLGGAEMARSEQYKEGRIPLHTFRADIDYALAEALTTYGKIGVKVWICKGEVYGKRDLSPNIGATSNAPGKGGRPEGAFGGGRDRDNRGGGDRRNDNRGGGNRGGRGPGQGGPGAGRDNRGGNSQNRGPRK; this is encoded by the coding sequence ATGGGACAAAAAGCACATCCAATAGGTAACAGGTTAGGAATCATCAAGGGTTGGGATTCTAACTGGTTCGGTGGCAACAACTATGCTGATAAATTAGTTGAGGACGAAAAAATAAGAAAATACCTTTCTGCACGTATCGCAAAAGGCGGTGTAGCTAAAGTGGTAATCGAGCGTACGTTAAAACGTATCACTGTAACGATCCACACAGCTCGTCCGGGTATTGTGATTGGTAAAGCAGGACAGGAAGTTGACAAGATCAAAGAAGAGTTGAAAAAATTGACTAAAAAGGAAATTCAGATCAACATATTTGAGATTAAGCGTCCTGAACTTGATGCACAATTAGTAGCAGAAGGTGTTGCAAAACAATTAGAAGCAAGGATCTCATTCCGTAGAGCAATGAAATCTACTATCGCATCAACTATGCGTATGGGTGCTGAAGGTATCAAAATTATGACTTCTGGTCGTTTAGGTGGTGCTGAGATGGCTCGTAGTGAACAGTATAAAGAAGGAAGAATTCCTTTGCATACTTTCCGTGCAGATATTGACTATGCGCTGGCAGAAGCTTTAACTACTTATGGAAAAATAGGTGTTAAAGTATGGATCTGTAAAGGTGAAGTTTACGGTAAACGTGACCTTTCTCCAAACATCGGTGCAACGAGCAATGCTCCTGGCAAAGGTGGCAGACCAGAAGGTGCTTTCGGTGGTGGAAGAGACAGGGATAACCGTGGCGGTGGCGACAGAAGAAACGATAACCGCGGTGGTGGTAATCGTGGCGGAAGAGGCCCTGGTCAAGGTGGTCCGGGTGCAGGAAGAGATAATAGAGGTGGAAATTCTCAAAACAGAGGTCCTCGTAAATAA
- the rplP gene encoding 50S ribosomal protein L16 gives MLQPKRTKFRKMQKGRMKGLATRGAELSFGSFGIKSLESTWITSRQIEAARIAVTRFMKREGQVWIRIFPDKPVTKKPAEVRMGKGKGAPEYWVAVVRPGRIIFEAEGVPLEIAKEAMRLAAQKLPIQTKFVVRRDYVEA, from the coding sequence ATGTTACAGCCAAAAAGAACGAAGTTCAGAAAGATGCAAAAGGGCAGAATGAAAGGTTTAGCAACTCGTGGTGCTGAATTGTCATTCGGATCTTTCGGGATCAAATCTCTAGAGTCGACCTGGATCACCAGTCGCCAGATAGAGGCAGCCCGTATCGCGGTAACTCGTTTCATGAAACGTGAAGGTCAGGTATGGATTAGGATATTCCCGGACAAACCGGTAACTAAGAAACCTGCTGAGGTACGTATGGGTAAAGGTAAAGGTGCGCCTGAGTATTGGGTAGCTGTTGTTAGACCCGGACGTATTATTTTTGAAGCTGAAGGTGTGCCTTTGGAAATTGCCAAAGAAGCCATGCGTTTAGCCGCACAGAAATTACCGATCCAAACAAAATTTGTAGTACGTAGAGATTACGTAGAAGCATAA
- the rpmC gene encoding 50S ribosomal protein L29, with product MKNSEITGLSQEELVARIAEETENLVKLKFAHTISAIENPSRISKVRRNIARLNTEVTKRKAQSATETK from the coding sequence ATGAAGAACTCAGAAATTACAGGGCTTTCACAAGAAGAGCTAGTAGCCAGGATTGCAGAAGAGACAGAAAACTTAGTAAAGTTAAAGTTTGCGCATACAATTTCGGCTATAGAGAACCCAAGCCGCATTAGCAAGGTTAGGAGAAATATTGCCCGATTAAATACTGAAGTGACTAAGCGTAAAGCTCAGTCTGCTACTGAAACTAAATAA
- the rpsQ gene encoding 30S ribosomal protein S17 — MERQLRKTRTGLVVSNKMEKSIVVAVERKVKHPIYGKFVKKTTKFMAHDEKNDCGIGDTVLIMETRPLSKNKNWRLVQILERAK; from the coding sequence ATGGAAAGACAATTAAGAAAAACAAGAACCGGGTTGGTGGTAAGCAACAAGATGGAAAAATCTATTGTTGTAGCGGTAGAACGTAAAGTGAAACACCCGATCTATGGTAAGTTTGTTAAGAAAACTACCAAATTTATGGCTCATGACGAGAAAAACGATTGCGGTATTGGTGATACAGTACTGATCATGGAGACTCGTCCGCTGAGTAAAAACAAGAACTGGAGATTAGTGCAAATTTTAGAAAGGGCTAAATAA
- the rplN gene encoding 50S ribosomal protein L14: MVQQESRLNVADNSGAKEVLVIRVLGGTGKRYASIGDKIVVTVKSALPSGNIKKGTVSKAVVVRTKKEIRRKDGSYIRFDDNAAVLLNAQDEPRGTRIFGPVARELREKQFMKIVSLAPEVL; the protein is encoded by the coding sequence ATGGTACAACAGGAATCAAGATTAAACGTAGCCGACAATAGCGGCGCAAAAGAAGTATTGGTTATCCGTGTACTTGGTGGTACTGGAAAGCGTTATGCTTCTATTGGTGACAAGATCGTTGTTACCGTTAAGAGTGCTTTGCCTTCCGGAAACATCAAGAAAGGAACAGTTTCTAAAGCAGTTGTAGTAAGAACAAAGAAAGAGATCAGACGTAAAGATGGTTCTTATATCCGTTTCGACGACAATGCAGCAGTATTATTAAATGCACAAGATGAGCCGCGCGGTACACGTATTTTTGGCCCGGTAGCAAGAGAACTGCGTGAAAAACAATTCATGAAAATTGTATCATTAGCACCGGAGGTATTATAA
- the rplX gene encoding 50S ribosomal protein L24 has translation MKNKVTTPKIKIRKGDLVKVIAGDSKGQQGTVLSVLISKSRILVEGVNLVSKHTKPNAATPNGGIIKKEAALHISNVALIDPKTGATTRVGRKLNADGKLVRVSKKSGEEIK, from the coding sequence ATGAAAAATAAAGTAACTACACCAAAAATAAAAATCCGTAAAGGTGATTTAGTAAAGGTTATAGCCGGAGATTCAAAAGGTCAGCAAGGCACTGTGCTTTCAGTATTAATTTCTAAAAGCAGAATACTTGTAGAAGGTGTTAACCTTGTATCAAAACATACAAAACCAAATGCTGCTACCCCTAATGGTGGTATCATTAAGAAAGAGGCTGCTCTTCATATTTCTAACGTGGCGTTAATTGACCCTAAGACAGGAGCAACTACACGCGTTGGCAGAAAGCTTAATGCTGATGGGAAATTAGTTAGGGTATCTAAAAAATCAGGAGAGGAGATCAAATAA
- the rplE gene encoding 50S ribosomal protein L5, translated as MAYVPRLKSKYKEEIVTALKDKFNYKSVMQVPKLEKIAINQGVGRFSVTDKKIMDSSILEMTTISGQQAVGAKSKKDISNFKLRKGMPVGVRVTLRDNNMYEFLDRLISVALPRIRDFKGINDKGFDGKGNYTLGVTEQIIFPEINIDKISKILGMDITFVTTATTDVEALELLKQFGLPFKNQKTEQ; from the coding sequence ATGGCTTACGTACCAAGATTAAAAAGTAAATATAAAGAGGAAATTGTAACTGCACTTAAAGATAAGTTCAATTACAAAAGCGTTATGCAGGTTCCTAAGTTAGAGAAGATTGCTATCAACCAGGGGGTTGGTCGTTTCTCTGTAACTGACAAAAAGATTATGGACAGCTCTATTTTAGAGATGACCACGATCTCAGGTCAGCAAGCAGTTGGCGCAAAATCTAAAAAAGATATCTCAAACTTTAAATTGCGTAAAGGTATGCCGGTTGGTGTACGTGTAACTTTACGTGATAACAACATGTATGAGTTCTTAGATCGTTTAATTTCTGTAGCTTTGCCACGTATCCGTGACTTCAAAGGTATCAACGATAAAGGTTTCGATGGAAAAGGAAATTACACTTTAGGTGTAACTGAGCAGATCATCTTCCCTGAGATCAACATAGATAAGATCAGCAAGATTTTAGGTATGGACATTACTTTTGTAACCACTGCGACTACAGATGTTGAGGCATTGGAACTTTTAAAACAATTTGGGTTACCATTTAAAAATCAAAAAACAGAGCAATAA